Proteins from one Paenibacillus amylolyticus genomic window:
- the accC gene encoding acetyl-CoA carboxylase biotin carboxylase subunit, producing MKFQKILIANRGEIAVRIIRACREIGISTVAVYSEADKDSLHVRLADEAYCIGPTLSKDSYLNFTNLMSVATLTECDAIHPGYGFLAENADFAEICDSCNITFIGPSPEAITKMGDKAVAKQTMKDAGVPVIPGSDGLVENMEEAIMIARDIGYPIIIKATAGGGGKGIRIAEDEETLIKQITAAQQEAQKAFGNAGVYLEKFLTGMKHVEIQIIADKHGNAAHLGERDCSVQRRRQKLVEEAPCPILSEDVRTLMGEAAVRAALAVNYSGAGTLEFLLSPNGEFYFMEMNTRIQVEHPVTEMVTGVDLIREMISVAEGNPLSFRQEDVVINGWAIECRINAEDPDRNFMPSPGKIGFYLAPGGPGVRVDSAAYPGYTISPFYDSMIAKLIVWGANREEAIAKMKRALGEFAIEGISTTIPFHQKLLEHPTFIRGDFDIKFLEENEI from the coding sequence ATGAAATTTCAAAAAATACTGATTGCGAACCGTGGAGAGATTGCGGTCCGTATTATTCGTGCCTGTCGCGAAATCGGCATCTCAACGGTAGCCGTCTATTCGGAAGCGGACAAGGATTCTTTGCATGTTCGTCTTGCAGATGAGGCTTACTGTATCGGACCAACACTGTCCAAGGACAGCTATCTGAACTTCACTAACCTGATGAGTGTAGCCACGCTGACGGAATGTGATGCAATCCACCCTGGTTACGGTTTTTTGGCGGAGAATGCTGACTTTGCAGAAATCTGTGATTCTTGCAATATTACATTCATTGGTCCTTCACCCGAAGCCATTACCAAAATGGGGGACAAGGCTGTTGCCAAACAGACGATGAAGGATGCAGGTGTACCTGTTATTCCGGGATCAGACGGGCTTGTTGAGAATATGGAAGAAGCCATCATGATTGCCAGAGATATCGGTTACCCTATCATTATCAAAGCGACTGCTGGTGGCGGAGGTAAGGGAATTCGTATTGCCGAAGATGAAGAAACGCTGATTAAGCAGATTACGGCTGCGCAGCAGGAAGCACAAAAGGCATTTGGCAATGCAGGTGTGTATCTGGAGAAATTCCTGACAGGCATGAAACACGTGGAAATTCAGATTATTGCTGATAAACACGGAAACGCAGCACATTTGGGAGAGCGTGATTGCTCGGTTCAGCGTCGTCGCCAGAAATTGGTAGAAGAAGCTCCGTGTCCGATCCTCTCCGAAGATGTGCGCACACTGATGGGTGAAGCTGCGGTACGGGCTGCCCTTGCTGTGAATTATTCGGGAGCGGGCACATTGGAGTTCCTGCTCAGCCCGAATGGCGAGTTCTATTTCATGGAGATGAATACGCGTATTCAGGTAGAACACCCGGTAACGGAGATGGTTACTGGCGTGGATCTGATCCGTGAGATGATCTCGGTCGCTGAAGGCAATCCACTTTCATTCCGTCAGGAAGACGTGGTTATCAATGGCTGGGCCATTGAATGTCGTATCAATGCCGAAGATCCGGACCGTAACTTTATGCCATCACCAGGCAAAATCGGATTCTATCTTGCACCGGGAGGCCCTGGTGTTCGTGTAGATAGTGCTGCTTATCCTGGTTATACGATTTCACCTTTCTATGACTCCATGATCGCGAAATTGATTGTGTGGGGAGCGAATCGTGAAGAAGCGATTGCCAAGATGAAGCGTGCGCTTGGGGAATTTGCGATAGAAGGCATCTCTACAACCATTCCTTTCCATCAGAAATTGCTGGAGCACCCAACGTTCATTCGTGGTGACTTCGATATCAAATTTCTTGAGGAAAACGAGATTTAA
- the nusB gene encoding transcription antitermination factor NusB, producing the protein MKRRLAREIAVQSLYQMEMNEVGASEAVNMLINEAAEDNETEVVIRDEDVMRTYVTEIVQGAWNHKEAIDGLLVDYLKGWQISRLSRVDRQILRLSTYEMVFRDDIPAKVSVNEAIELSKYFGTEESGKFVNGVLGRMIQEVDAIKAKLS; encoded by the coding sequence ATGAAAAGACGTTTGGCAAGGGAAATTGCAGTACAAAGTCTATATCAGATGGAAATGAATGAGGTCGGTGCATCAGAAGCTGTAAACATGTTGATCAATGAAGCCGCTGAAGATAATGAAACCGAAGTGGTTATCCGCGATGAAGATGTCATGCGTACCTATGTTACGGAGATTGTGCAGGGAGCCTGGAACCATAAGGAAGCGATTGACGGATTGCTCGTGGATTATTTGAAAGGTTGGCAGATCAGCCGTCTGTCGCGTGTAGACCGCCAGATTTTACGACTATCTACGTATGAAATGGTTTTCCGTGATGACATTCCGGCCAAGGTATCCGTCAATGAAGCGATTGAACTGTCGAAATACTTTGGTACAGAAGAATCCGGAAAGTTTGTCAATGGCGTACTTGGACGCATGATTCAGGAAGTTGACGCCATTAAAGCAAAATTATCTTAA
- the accB gene encoding acetyl-CoA carboxylase biotin carboxyl carrier protein, whose amino-acid sequence MFKLSEIKELIKLVDESSVQELEIENEGSRLSIRKPGKTEYVQAAAVQPQVIAAPQVQPAAVVSEAAPQVDTTSHLHKIVSPMVGTFYRASSPEAGPFVSAGDKVVEKTTVCIIEAMKLMNELDADIKGEIVEVLVENGQLVEYGQPLFLVKPE is encoded by the coding sequence ATGTTTAAATTGAGTGAAATTAAAGAACTGATCAAACTGGTAGATGAAAGTTCCGTTCAGGAGTTGGAAATTGAAAATGAGGGATCACGGTTATCGATCCGCAAACCGGGCAAAACGGAGTATGTTCAAGCAGCTGCTGTGCAACCGCAAGTGATTGCTGCTCCGCAAGTACAGCCGGCCGCAGTGGTAAGTGAAGCTGCACCGCAGGTCGATACTACAAGTCATTTACATAAAATTGTATCTCCGATGGTAGGTACTTTTTACAGAGCTTCCTCGCCGGAAGCGGGTCCTTTTGTGAGCGCAGGTGATAAAGTTGTTGAGAAAACAACGGTATGCATCATCGAAGCCATGAAGCTGATGAACGAGCTTGATGCTGACATCAAGGGAGAAATCGTTGAAGTGCTGGTTGAGAACGGACAGCTGGTCGAGTATGGGCAGCCCCTTTTCCTGGTGAAACCGGAATAA
- a CDS encoding 2-phosphosulfolactate phosphatase, with protein MRVDVVGNVNEVRTIDIAGRSAVVIDVLCTTSTIVTALAYDASAVIAVETVPQAKQMEVKDCIRGGERFDKKITGFEVGNSPYEYMTEDITDKTIILTTTDGTRALIKASRAKHVLAGSFLNVRAIAAALCELQRDVLLLCAGNQDEFALEDALCAGCIIDELHRQSTSPLQLNDLGIVLHQAVSQCQENIPDLVQKSVSGRRLEKLGRLHDISYCSQLNLLDCVPEMGEGNRMQPYRGIRGGKLFNLM; from the coding sequence GTGCGAGTCGATGTGGTTGGCAATGTAAATGAAGTACGTACCATTGATATTGCAGGGCGAAGTGCAGTTGTAATTGATGTCTTGTGTACGACCAGTACCATAGTTACGGCTCTGGCATACGATGCTTCAGCTGTAATTGCCGTAGAGACGGTTCCACAAGCCAAACAAATGGAAGTGAAAGATTGCATTCGAGGCGGGGAGCGTTTTGACAAAAAAATTACCGGATTCGAGGTGGGTAATTCCCCCTATGAATATATGACCGAGGACATTACAGACAAAACGATCATATTGACCACAACGGATGGAACCCGCGCCTTAATCAAGGCTTCCAGGGCAAAACATGTACTAGCTGGATCATTTCTCAATGTCAGGGCGATCGCAGCAGCTCTATGCGAACTTCAACGAGATGTCTTGCTGTTGTGTGCGGGGAATCAGGATGAATTTGCACTGGAGGACGCTTTGTGTGCTGGATGTATCATCGACGAACTGCACCGTCAATCCACTTCTCCCCTCCAGCTAAACGATCTCGGCATCGTGCTCCATCAGGCGGTATCCCAATGTCAGGAGAACATCCCGGATCTGGTGCAAAAATCAGTTAGCGGGCGGAGGCTTGAAAAGTTGGGCAGGCTTCATGATATCTCATATTGCTCTCAGCTAAATCTGCTGGATTGTGTTCCCGAGATGGGGGAGGGCAACCGCATGCAACCTTATAGAGGCATACGTGGGGGAAAGTTATTCAATTTGATGTGA
- the spoIIIAB gene encoding stage III sporulation protein SpoIIIAB, which yields MVNMLGAVIILLASTLAGFYKARQYALRPRQLRELIAALQRLMTEINYGLTPLPEAMGKMGAQTKEPVKTLFLHAATQMEPPHGLTARESLQSGVNLAWGRSAMKADEREVMLQLSFSLGTSDRLDQTKHISLAIQQLMHEESRAQADQMKYERMSRSLGMLVGALIVILIF from the coding sequence TTGGTTAACATGCTTGGTGCGGTAATCATTCTGTTAGCCAGCACCCTCGCCGGCTTTTACAAGGCCAGACAGTATGCATTAAGACCGAGACAATTGCGAGAACTCATTGCTGCCCTCCAGCGACTAATGACGGAGATTAACTACGGGCTCACCCCCTTACCCGAGGCCATGGGCAAGATGGGAGCCCAGACCAAAGAACCTGTAAAGACGCTGTTCCTTCATGCAGCCACGCAGATGGAACCTCCTCATGGACTCACTGCCCGGGAAAGTCTGCAGTCAGGCGTGAATCTGGCGTGGGGAAGATCGGCGATGAAGGCTGACGAGCGGGAAGTCATGCTGCAATTAAGCTTCAGCCTTGGCACAAGTGACCGTCTGGATCAGACCAAACATATATCGTTAGCCATTCAACAACTAATGCATGAGGAATCCCGTGCCCAGGCCGATCAAATGAAATATGAACGAATGAGCCGAAGCCTCGGGATGCTTGTCGGAGCGTTAATCGTCATTCTGATCTTCTGA
- the spoIIIAC gene encoding stage III sporulation protein AC, translated as MNLEVNAIFQIAGIGIIIAMIHTVLKQMGKEDMAHWVTVIGFVVVLFMVVRMLDSLLQEIKSIFLFQ; from the coding sequence ATGAATCTAGAAGTGAACGCAATCTTTCAAATTGCGGGTATCGGAATCATCATTGCCATGATTCACACGGTACTGAAACAAATGGGAAAGGAAGATATGGCTCACTGGGTGACCGTAATCGGATTTGTCGTTGTATTGTTCATGGTGGTCCGTATGCTGGACAGCCTGCTGCAAGAGATCAAATCGATATTTCTTTTTCAATGA
- the spoIIIAD gene encoding stage III sporulation protein AD, translated as MEIIQVVGLALIATVLILVIKEQKPMFAFLIAAATGIVIFMLLIGKIGAVIEVLKRLAENSGMESIYLKTVLKIIGIAYIAEFGAQIVRDAGQESIASKIELAGKVLILVLAIPIISIIIETVMKLMPV; from the coding sequence GTGGAAATAATCCAAGTTGTAGGTTTGGCGCTTATCGCTACGGTGCTCATTCTGGTCATTAAGGAACAGAAACCGATGTTTGCTTTTCTGATTGCTGCCGCGACAGGCATTGTCATCTTCATGTTGTTAATTGGCAAGATTGGTGCAGTTATTGAAGTGTTGAAGCGGCTTGCTGAGAATTCAGGCATGGAAAGCATTTATCTGAAAACGGTGCTGAAAATTATTGGCATAGCGTATATTGCTGAATTTGGCGCACAGATTGTCAGGGATGCGGGCCAGGAGAGTATTGCGTCCAAGATTGAACTGGCTGGTAAGGTGTTGATACTTGTACTTGCTATACCGATCATCAGCATTATTATCGAAACCGTCATGAAGCTGATGCCGGTGTAG
- the spoIIIAG gene encoding stage III sporulation protein AG yields the protein MKQWFKKMETWMGGGEGGARRNQTFRWLIILGLIGVGIMLFNSFVNVKKIDSENIGREPPDPATSMASIQSDPMDQNPFQAIEIAFEDKIKGVLENIVGVGTVDVMVTVDSTEELVVQRNVKDSQQLTEETDASGGKRHMTQYTRDGEIITYEVSGDQTPIVTKKLKPQIRGVLVVAKGAENKVVKDLITDAVEKGLNVAAYRISVVPRKQD from the coding sequence ATGAAGCAATGGTTCAAAAAGATGGAAACCTGGATGGGTGGCGGAGAAGGCGGGGCAAGAAGGAATCAGACTTTCCGCTGGCTGATTATCCTCGGTTTGATCGGGGTGGGAATCATGCTGTTCAATTCCTTCGTCAATGTCAAAAAAATTGATTCCGAGAATATCGGTCGCGAACCACCGGACCCGGCAACATCCATGGCCTCCATACAGAGTGATCCGATGGATCAGAACCCTTTTCAGGCGATAGAAATTGCATTTGAAGACAAAATTAAAGGTGTATTGGAAAACATTGTTGGTGTGGGGACGGTTGATGTGATGGTTACTGTGGATTCTACAGAAGAACTGGTCGTTCAGCGGAACGTGAAAGATTCGCAGCAACTTACCGAAGAAACCGATGCCAGCGGGGGCAAGCGCCACATGACGCAATATACCCGTGATGGCGAGATCATTACGTACGAAGTATCAGGGGATCAGACACCGATCGTGACCAAAAAGCTCAAACCGCAGATTCGTGGAGTGCTTGTGGTTGCGAAGGGCGCAGAGAACAAGGTTGTGAAAGACTTGATAACTGATGCTGTGGAAAAGGGACTGAATGTGGCAGCCTACCGGATCTCGGTTGTACCGCGCAAACAAGACTAA
- the spoIIIAF gene encoding stage III sporulation protein AF has translation MGWLSNWLQELIMIVLLATFVDMLLPNRSMERYVKLVLSLLILLTLLSPITKLLKSDPVGELKRAMSAMETPSDGNATLDQILAQGKQLQAGEQEQSLQWTAKELANVMKGQIEETTGARVRSVEVQLAMSKYETESEAASSVELPVIQRVLVEMAGEGAAGELKARQQEVAANTQPISGTDTESEKDKASHTQQPIQIGQIEVPEIQIDVSKGQRDGNEVSSDPVIRDQEDESKHQDETSTRSEHAVQIITLLTEKWDVDANKIQVKEPKSAEVL, from the coding sequence ATGGGGTGGCTGAGCAACTGGCTCCAGGAATTGATCATGATCGTTCTGCTGGCGACTTTCGTGGATATGCTGTTGCCCAATCGATCCATGGAACGTTATGTCAAGCTTGTGCTGAGCCTTCTCATCCTGCTGACCCTTTTATCACCCATAACCAAGCTCCTCAAAAGTGACCCGGTTGGCGAACTGAAACGGGCAATGTCAGCAATGGAAACCCCATCGGATGGCAATGCAACACTGGATCAGATTTTGGCTCAGGGCAAGCAGCTGCAAGCGGGTGAACAGGAACAATCCCTGCAATGGACAGCGAAGGAACTGGCTAACGTCATGAAAGGCCAGATTGAAGAAACAACAGGAGCGAGGGTTCGATCCGTAGAGGTACAGCTGGCCATGAGCAAATATGAAACCGAGTCGGAAGCCGCCTCATCCGTCGAATTGCCTGTAATCCAGCGAGTGTTGGTCGAGATGGCAGGGGAGGGTGCAGCAGGAGAATTGAAGGCAAGGCAGCAAGAAGTCGCTGCAAATACACAACCCATATCTGGAACAGACACAGAATCCGAGAAGGATAAAGCATCTCACACACAGCAGCCGATCCAAATCGGCCAGATTGAAGTACCTGAAATACAGATTGATGTGAGTAAAGGACAACGTGATGGAAATGAAGTGTCTTCCGATCCTGTTATACGAGATCAGGAAGATGAATCGAAGCATCAAGATGAGACATCCACAAGGTCCGAACATGCGGTGCAGATTATTACATTGCTGACTGAAAAGTGGGATGTTGATGCAAACAAAATACAAGTGAAAGAACCGAAAAGTGCTGAAGTTCTGTGA
- a CDS encoding Asp23/Gls24 family envelope stress response protein, whose amino-acid sequence MSTLPTEFERTDIGEIQIAPEVIEVIAGLATLEVKGVAGMSGGFAGGFAELLGRKNLSKGVKVEVGQREAAVDVSVIIEYGYRLPQVATEIQQNVKRSIENMTGLNVNEVNVHIHDVQFKSTEKVEEIDLNSQRVK is encoded by the coding sequence ATGAGTACACTACCGACTGAATTTGAACGAACGGATATCGGTGAAATCCAGATCGCACCTGAAGTTATTGAAGTGATTGCTGGATTGGCAACCCTTGAAGTGAAAGGTGTTGCAGGCATGAGTGGCGGATTCGCTGGCGGATTTGCTGAATTGCTTGGTCGCAAAAACCTTTCCAAAGGTGTTAAAGTTGAAGTGGGCCAACGTGAAGCCGCAGTTGATGTTTCCGTAATTATTGAGTACGGATACCGTTTGCCACAAGTGGCTACGGAGATTCAACAGAACGTGAAGCGTTCCATTGAGAACATGACAGGATTGAATGTGAATGAAGTGAATGTGCACATTCATGACGTTCAATTCAAGAGCACTGAAAAAGTGGAAGAGATCGACCTGAACAGTCAGCGCGTAAAATAA
- the amaP gene encoding alkaline shock response membrane anchor protein AmaP, with amino-acid sequence MAKILDRLLLFIYSISVGAISAAVILLISGVLPYELNYQQEQNVIVASVIAAAILFILSLRFFYISVRRERASLPSVDQRTEFGDVQISMETIENLCLKATSRFRGVRDVKARIRVVESGLEIMIRAVVDGETPIPALTSDLQKAIHDHVQEITGIPVSFVTVYIANVTQSPNYKSRVE; translated from the coding sequence GTGGCTAAAATACTGGATCGGCTTCTGTTGTTTATATACAGCATAAGCGTTGGAGCAATATCGGCAGCCGTCATTCTTCTGATCAGCGGTGTGCTGCCTTACGAATTGAATTATCAGCAGGAACAAAACGTTATTGTTGCGTCGGTGATTGCAGCAGCGATTTTGTTTATCCTGAGTTTGCGGTTTTTCTACATCTCGGTTCGGCGTGAGCGTGCATCGTTACCGTCTGTAGATCAACGTACTGAGTTTGGTGATGTACAGATTTCGATGGAGACGATTGAGAATCTCTGTTTGAAGGCGACTTCTCGTTTCCGGGGAGTACGTGATGTCAAGGCACGCATACGCGTGGTTGAGTCAGGACTGGAGATTATGATTCGTGCGGTAGTGGATGGTGAGACACCTATTCCTGCGCTGACTTCTGATCTGCAAAAGGCGATACACGATCATGTACAAGAGATTACGGGCATCCCGGTTTCTTTTGTCACGGTATATATCGCGAATGTAACCCAGTCGCCTAACTACAAGAGTCGAGTGGAATGA
- the spoIIIAE gene encoding stage III sporulation protein AE has protein sequence MKLIHDKPQWRLTVVLMLCFLFGILGQVTASSPSGEWMEQQADQLPKDQVEKYWDQLMQQYGGFFPEGKTPSFMDMLIPGNEGFSLKSVFVAIGTFMLHEILYNGKLLVTIVMLSVLSMILETLQTAFEKNNISKIAYSICYMVIIIIAINSFSVAIGYAKDAITSMINFMMAMVPLLFTLLASMGNVITVSVTHPLIIFMIHLVSTLIHLLVFPLLFFSAVLHLVSSLSHKYKLTQLADLLRNISVALLGILLTMFLGVISVQGASGSVADGVSLKAAKYIAGNFVPVVGRTFADATDTVITASLLVKNAIGLTGVIIILFLCAFPALKILALALIYNVTGAIMQPLGDTPIVGCLQAIGKSMIYVFAALAAVGLMFFLAITILLTAGNLTVMMR, from the coding sequence ATGAAATTAATACATGATAAGCCGCAGTGGCGCCTTACGGTTGTGCTGATGCTCTGTTTTCTGTTCGGTATCCTGGGACAGGTTACTGCAAGCTCACCTTCCGGTGAGTGGATGGAGCAGCAGGCGGATCAGCTTCCCAAGGATCAGGTGGAGAAATACTGGGATCAACTGATGCAACAATACGGTGGTTTCTTCCCGGAAGGGAAGACCCCTTCCTTCATGGATATGTTAATCCCCGGCAATGAAGGGTTCAGCCTGAAGTCGGTGTTTGTAGCCATAGGAACCTTCATGCTGCATGAAATTTTATATAATGGCAAGCTTCTGGTCACGATTGTGATGTTAAGCGTACTCAGCATGATTCTCGAGACTCTTCAGACCGCATTTGAGAAAAATAATATTAGCAAAATCGCCTATTCCATCTGTTATATGGTCATCATCATCATTGCAATCAACAGCTTCAGCGTGGCGATTGGATACGCCAAGGATGCCATAACCAGCATGATCAACTTCATGATGGCGATGGTTCCACTGTTATTCACACTGCTCGCGTCCATGGGTAACGTCATCACCGTTTCCGTGACACATCCACTCATCATTTTCATGATTCATCTGGTGAGTACATTGATTCACTTGCTGGTTTTCCCGTTACTCTTCTTCTCGGCTGTTCTGCATCTCGTCAGTTCATTGTCTCACAAGTACAAGCTGACACAGCTGGCAGACCTCCTGCGCAATATTAGTGTGGCGCTGCTAGGTATTCTGCTGACGATGTTTTTGGGTGTAATTTCGGTTCAGGGAGCATCGGGATCGGTGGCGGATGGGGTCAGCCTGAAGGCCGCCAAATATATAGCAGGCAACTTTGTCCCTGTCGTGGGCAGAACATTTGCGGATGCGACGGATACGGTAATTACAGCTTCTCTACTTGTCAAAAATGCAATTGGACTCACTGGGGTAATCATCATCTTGTTTCTATGTGCTTTTCCGGCACTCAAGATCTTGGCTCTTGCCTTGATATATAACGTTACCGGTGCCATTATGCAACCGCTGGGAGACACCCCGATTGTAGGATGCCTGCAGGCCATCGGCAAGAGCATGATCTACGTGTTTGCGGCGCTCGCAGCTGTCGGGCTGATGTTTTTTCTGGCAATCACCATCCTGCTGACCGCGGGGAATCTGACTGTCATGATGCGCTGA
- the efp gene encoding elongation factor P — protein sequence MISVNDFKTGLTVQVDNDIYTVLDFQHVKPGKGAAFVRSKLKNLRNGNTVEKTFRAGETIGRAIIENRGVSYLYASGTEHTFMDNETYDQFTLTSDQLEWELNFLKENMVVKIVSYQGEILGIDLPTSVELKVIETEPSVKGNTAQGATKNAKVETGLNVQVPLFINEGDVLLIDTREGKYSSRA from the coding sequence GTGATTTCAGTAAACGATTTTAAAACAGGCTTGACCGTACAAGTAGACAACGATATCTATACCGTGCTTGATTTCCAACACGTTAAACCAGGTAAAGGTGCTGCCTTCGTACGTTCCAAATTGAAAAACCTGCGTAATGGTAACACGGTTGAAAAAACATTCCGTGCAGGCGAAACTATTGGTCGTGCCATCATCGAAAACCGTGGCGTATCCTACCTGTATGCAAGCGGTACAGAGCACACGTTCATGGATAACGAAACGTATGATCAGTTCACATTGACTAGTGATCAACTGGAATGGGAATTGAACTTCCTGAAAGAAAACATGGTCGTTAAGATCGTTAGCTACCAAGGTGAAATCCTCGGAATCGACTTGCCAACAAGCGTTGAGTTGAAAGTTATCGAAACTGAGCCAAGCGTTAAAGGTAACACTGCACAAGGTGCTACCAAAAATGCAAAAGTGGAAACAGGCTTGAACGTACAGGTTCCTTTGTTCATTAACGAAGGTGACGTTCTCCTGATTGACACACGTGAAGGTAAATACTCTTCCCGTGCGTAA
- the spoIIIAA gene encoding stage III sporulation protein AA: protein MKVNWKELFPEPIRTILGRMPPALLEQVEEVRIREGRPLEINAGNTYHFLTPQGSPTGNPDEAYVPQKEVTHRLLDLISNHSLYTLEEELRKGFITIPGGHRIGLAGRTVLSGGRVEYLRDINGFNVRVAREVHGVADRILPYLLDMKSGQVLHTLILSPPQQGKTTLLRDLARQISSGTKLSAGNELVQGIRPRLKVSIVDERSEIAGSYKGVPGFDVGPRTDVMDGCPKAEGMMMMLRSMSPDVLIVDEIGRPEDADAVMEALHAGVSVIATAHGRDLSELSARPALRTLITEQMFQRYVQLQRTSRGMTFRLADGKMRGLQQNGAGGESFG from the coding sequence ATGAAGGTGAACTGGAAGGAACTTTTTCCGGAACCGATTCGAACCATTCTGGGAAGAATGCCGCCCGCTCTATTGGAACAAGTGGAGGAAGTACGTATTCGTGAAGGCAGGCCCCTGGAGATTAATGCAGGCAACACATACCACTTCCTGACACCTCAAGGTAGTCCGACCGGGAATCCTGATGAAGCGTATGTTCCTCAGAAAGAAGTGACACACAGGTTGCTGGACCTGATCAGTAACCATTCACTTTATACATTGGAAGAGGAACTGCGCAAAGGGTTCATCACCATACCTGGCGGACATCGAATCGGACTTGCTGGCCGAACGGTGCTAAGCGGTGGGCGTGTCGAATACCTGCGCGACATCAACGGGTTTAACGTTCGGGTAGCCCGTGAGGTGCATGGAGTGGCTGATCGTATCCTTCCTTATCTTCTCGATATGAAGAGCGGACAGGTCCTGCACACGTTGATCCTTTCACCACCACAACAAGGGAAAACGACGTTGCTGCGAGATCTGGCGAGACAAATTAGCAGTGGTACTAAGCTTTCAGCGGGCAATGAACTGGTTCAAGGAATACGTCCGCGTCTGAAAGTGAGCATTGTGGATGAGAGGTCCGAAATCGCCGGTAGCTACAAAGGGGTACCTGGATTCGATGTAGGTCCCCGAACAGATGTGATGGACGGTTGTCCAAAGGCGGAGGGCATGATGATGATGCTTCGCTCCATGTCGCCCGATGTCCTGATTGTGGACGAGATCGGTCGTCCGGAGGATGCTGATGCGGTAATGGAAGCCCTGCATGCAGGAGTCTCTGTGATCGCGACTGCGCATGGTCGTGACCTATCGGAGCTGTCGGCCAGACCCGCCCTCAGAACCTTAATTACGGAGCAGATGTTTCAGCGGTATGTCCAGCTGCAACGGACGAGCCGGGGCATGACCTTTCGGCTGGCTGATGGAAAAATGCGTGGGTTGCAGCAGAACGGGGCAGGAGGTGAATCCTTTGGTTAA
- a CDS encoding DUF2273 domain-containing protein — protein MLWKEIWDSHRGRITGIIGGIFFGFLYVWIGFWDMLFFALLVFIGYTLGRRSDSKLGSPIPWREWGQWLGDRWRPFK, from the coding sequence ATGCTGTGGAAAGAGATTTGGGATAGTCACAGAGGCCGAATTACTGGAATTATCGGCGGCATCTTTTTTGGATTTCTTTATGTATGGATCGGTTTTTGGGATATGTTGTTCTTTGCACTCTTGGTGTTCATCGGTTATACGTTAGGCAGACGAAGCGATTCGAAGCTGGGTTCGCCCATTCCCTGGAGGGAGTGGGGGCAATGGCTGGGCGATCGCTGGCGTCCGTTTAAGTAA